In Cyanobacteriota bacterium, the DNA window TAGAAAGTCTGGTAGCTTTATCTCTCCAGAAATTGCTCTGTAGCTAGTGTAAGGCCATTGACTCGGTTTTATGTTTTTATTGTGCTTGTAACTGTTGAACATTATATAGACAAATAAAGTTTTACTATAAGTTTCATTCTGCACTAATTGTCTTTGATAGCGCTGACCAAAGACATGCCCAGACTGTTCTTTGAGATATTTTTTTACAAAATATTTTGCATATGATTCATTTATATGTTTCATTATAACCGGCAAGTTTGCATTTGGTGTTTGAAGGTATAGATGATAGTGATTTGGTAAGAGGCAGTATGCATGTACTCTAAGGTTGAATTTAATTACTGAACGTTTTAGTAATTTAAAGAAATAATCGTAGTCTGAAAAGTCTTTAAACAGTTTTTTTTTATTTGATCCTCTTGCACATACATGATAGAAGGCATTTGGATAACAGATTGTTGCTTGTGTCATGATTTAAACTCCATATTTAGCTTTGAAGTCTAACAAGAAATTCATGTCAAATAAAATATTTGCGGTATACACGTACGCATTAATTGTAATTATCTGTGGGAATATAAAATACTAGGTACGGGTGGCTTATGTTATTGGAAATCAAGTCCTGCTTGGCACAGATAGTTGGTTCCATCATAGATGCAAGTAATTACGTCTAAGGCAGAAGCAGTGCTTGACAGTGTTGGCGCTGTGCCACTTGGCCATTTGATATCAGTGTCCCAGGTTGTTACAGTTCTACTACCAGTACCATCTTGATAAATAATCAAAGAG includes these proteins:
- a CDS encoding transposase, whose product is MTQATICYPNAFYHVCARGSNKKKLFKDFSDYDYFFKLLKRSVIKFNLRVHAYCLLPNHYHLYLQTPNANLPVIMKHINESYAKYFVKKYLKEQSGHVFGQRYQRQLVQNETYSKTLFVYIMFNSYKHNKNIKPSQWPYTSYRAISGEIKLPDFLSTDLFKSSFIDINDFYKFSTKFDYAWNPAKEAIAQFFLGDEDFAQNIINRYIDLENENLNSIVKMRNYMGPNRIMSYISQLDLSNRDKTDSIIYLLREFTDLTRNDVGTLLGVSKDVITQRHHKTRQKIECNPKWSNILSLEALISNSLSVEI